In Paenibacillus ihbetae, the following are encoded in one genomic region:
- a CDS encoding ketopantoate reductase family protein has protein sequence MNIHILGAGSLGLLYAAKLAAAGNDVTLWCRSVQQAEKIGTEGISLEHTAGERTVVQPDRIEAYPLSAFSARGGAEEADYLFLMLKQQGIEETAKQVFLPYGDAKRRLVCFQNGTGHIELLNRFLPAWELYAAITTEGAKRNGAASVLHAGHGTTTIGKLPQAEGSSGLEQEDESEIELVRQLNRAGFESFLSKEMEEMIYRKLLMNAVINPLTALWRVRNGELLASPQRVAIMRALYDEGKAVYMAGNIPFGSHLWEQIEQVCRSTSDNTSSMLKDVLEGRTTEAAWINGSIVRMGRRYRVATPHHELILQLIEGMTI, from the coding sequence ATGAACATACATATTTTGGGTGCCGGTTCCTTGGGCTTGCTATATGCCGCGAAGCTTGCGGCAGCAGGAAATGACGTTACATTATGGTGCCGCAGCGTTCAACAGGCGGAGAAAATCGGGACAGAAGGGATTTCGCTTGAACATACGGCCGGCGAACGGACCGTGGTCCAGCCGGACCGGATCGAGGCATATCCGCTGTCTGCCTTCTCGGCTCGGGGCGGGGCGGAGGAAGCAGATTATCTATTTCTAATGCTGAAACAGCAAGGAATCGAGGAGACGGCGAAGCAAGTTTTCCTCCCGTACGGGGATGCGAAGCGCAGGTTAGTTTGCTTCCAAAACGGAACAGGCCATATAGAGCTTCTTAATCGCTTCCTGCCGGCCTGGGAGCTTTACGCAGCGATAACGACGGAGGGCGCCAAGCGTAACGGAGCGGCATCGGTGCTTCATGCAGGACACGGAACGACGACGATCGGGAAGCTGCCCCAAGCTGAGGGGTCCAGCGGTCTGGAGCAGGAGGACGAATCCGAAATCGAGCTGGTGAGACAGCTTAACCGTGCAGGATTTGAGTCGTTTTTGTCGAAAGAAATGGAAGAGATGATCTATCGGAAGCTGCTCATGAATGCTGTCATCAATCCGCTGACGGCGTTGTGGCGGGTTCGAAACGGAGAGCTGCTTGCCTCACCGCAGCGGGTGGCGATCATGAGGGCGCTTTACGATGAAGGAAAGGCCGTATATATGGCAGGCAATATCCCGTTTGGGAGCCATCTATGGGAGCAAATCGAGCAAGTCTGCCGGTCTACCTCGGATAACACCTCCTCGATGCTGAAGGATGTGCTTGAGGGGCGCACAACGGAAGCGGCCTGGATTAACGGAAGTATCGTCCGCATGGGCAGAAGGTATAGAGTAGCTACACCACACCACGAGCTCATTTTACAGCTTATTGAGGGGATGACTATATAG
- a CDS encoding DUF3397 domain-containing protein has translation MGFLNNLFFWLSVIPFIPFFLVYFIVIRKGNSRKQAIELAMDVTTFFLIFSVSALFNITFQSKFGFYLILLLLLIGAGLIGSAQNRWKGRVNGKRLVRAVWRLGFVGLSAGYLLFTFFGLLTYIIKVT, from the coding sequence ATGGGTTTCTTGAATAATCTGTTCTTTTGGTTGAGTGTAATTCCGTTCATTCCGTTCTTCTTGGTGTACTTCATCGTCATTCGAAAGGGAAACAGCCGTAAGCAGGCGATTGAGCTTGCTATGGACGTGACGACCTTCTTTTTAATCTTCTCGGTATCGGCCTTATTTAACATTACCTTCCAGTCAAAATTCGGTTTTTATCTCATCTTACTGCTGCTGCTCATCGGGGCAGGGCTGATCGGAAGTGCACAAAACCGCTGGAAGGGCCGGGTTAATGGGAAAAGACTCGTCAGGGCGGTATGGCGGCTGGGGTTTGTCGGATTAAGCGCAGGGTACTTACTTTTTACATTTTTTGGACTATTAACATACATAATTAAGGTTACATAG
- a CDS encoding ABC transporter permease has protein sequence MLRYVASKFFYMLVSLFILISATFFLMKAIPGDPFMGEKKPSPEILARLMEQYDLDKPVFQQYTKYLGNIIQGDFGLSMKHQGQSVTDIIVDTFGPSLRLGLIAIVVSVIVGVLLGMLAALYHRKLIDNIAMIISVLGIAVPSFVLASMLQFVLAEKAGLFNVMGFDGPLDYVLPVMALSAQPIAFIARLTRSSMLEVLHSDYIKTAKAKGLNWFAIMFRHVIRNGILPVVTYVGPMTANIITGSVVIEQIFGIGGIGKQFVESITNRDYTVIMGITIFYGILLMLARFVTDIVYVFVDPRIKLSGGKEG, from the coding sequence ATGCTGAGGTATGTGGCGAGTAAGTTTTTTTACATGCTTGTATCCTTGTTCATACTGATCTCAGCCACTTTTTTTCTTATGAAGGCCATACCGGGAGATCCGTTTATGGGAGAGAAAAAACCATCGCCTGAAATCTTGGCGAGGCTGATGGAGCAGTATGATTTGGATAAACCGGTTTTTCAACAATATACGAAATATTTAGGTAATATCATTCAAGGTGATTTCGGATTGTCTATGAAGCATCAGGGGCAATCGGTCACCGATATTATAGTAGATACGTTCGGACCTTCGCTTCGCTTGGGTCTGATCGCGATTGTCGTCTCCGTTATCGTCGGCGTACTGCTGGGGATGCTGGCAGCACTTTATCACCGGAAGCTGATTGACAATATAGCGATGATTATCTCGGTTCTCGGGATCGCGGTTCCGAGCTTCGTCCTGGCATCCATGCTGCAGTTCGTATTGGCGGAGAAGGCCGGCCTGTTCAATGTCATGGGCTTTGACGGTCCGCTCGATTATGTCCTGCCTGTTATGGCATTGTCCGCGCAGCCGATCGCGTTTATCGCCCGTTTGACCCGCTCCAGCATGCTGGAAGTGCTTCATTCGGATTACATCAAGACGGCGAAAGCCAAAGGACTGAACTGGTTTGCGATCATGTTCCGCCATGTCATCCGCAACGGCATCCTGCCGGTGGTTACGTATGTCGGTCCGATGACGGCCAACATTATTACCGGTTCTGTCGTTATCGAGCAAATTTTTGGTATCGGCGGCATCGGCAAGCAGTTTGTGGAAAGCATTACGAACCGTGACTATACGGTGATCATGGGGATTACGATTTTCTACGGCATCCTGCTGATGCTGGCGCGTTTCGTCACGGACATCGTATACGTATTCGTAGATCCGCGCATTAAACTATCCGGCGGGAAGGAGGGGTAA
- a CDS encoding peptide ABC transporter substrate-binding protein yields MKKHKKLLLLMTLILAFSSVLAACGADKNDQSANSGTGNKPKEQVFRMNLASDPPTLDPGLSQDNTSNTVINAVFEGLVRKGADGTEEPGVAEKWDISEDGLKYVFTLRKDAKWSNGDPVTAKDFEFAWKRVLDPNFTPASPYAYQLYYIKNAEAYNKGDLKDVNEVGVKATDDYTLEVTLENPTPYFLSLMSFQTYFPVHKSVEGNASWATKPDTLIGNGPFKVSQMTKGQKIELVKNDQYWDKDSIKLEKVQMSIVNSSATELASYRNDELDYAGHPTGNIPTDQLNAVKKELGDELVIKGIASTYFYIFNTTEEPFDNVNIRKAFSMAIDRKAIVEKITQGGQLPAYGFVPPGIKGEKDEYRKEVPDNYFNENLEEAKKLLEQGMKEKGYTTLPEVTLIHNSDDNHKKIALAIADMWKNNLGVTVKVQNQEWGVFLKNRTDLNYQVARSGWGADYNDPMTYIDMWTSTGGNNDTGFKSEEYDKLVKEAYATSDNAKRMELMSQAEKILVQDNQVVMPIYYYSSVSLVKPWVKNLHLDYKGDIDFTRAYIE; encoded by the coding sequence ATGAAGAAACACAAGAAACTGCTGCTTCTCATGACACTGATTCTTGCCTTCAGTTCAGTGTTGGCCGCATGCGGAGCTGACAAGAATGATCAAAGTGCCAACAGCGGAACAGGGAACAAGCCGAAAGAACAAGTCTTTCGCATGAACCTTGCCTCCGACCCTCCGACATTGGATCCAGGATTGTCCCAGGACAATACATCGAATACGGTAATCAACGCTGTGTTTGAAGGTCTGGTTCGCAAAGGTGCCGACGGCACGGAAGAACCTGGCGTAGCGGAAAAATGGGACATCTCCGAAGATGGCCTCAAATATGTGTTCACCCTTCGCAAGGACGCCAAATGGAGCAACGGCGATCCGGTAACGGCCAAGGATTTCGAATTCGCGTGGAAGCGCGTGCTCGACCCTAACTTTACTCCCGCATCCCCTTACGCTTACCAGCTGTACTACATCAAGAATGCTGAAGCGTACAACAAAGGAGATTTGAAAGACGTTAACGAAGTCGGTGTAAAAGCAACCGATGACTACACGCTGGAAGTGACGCTGGAAAACCCGACGCCATACTTCCTGAGCCTTATGTCGTTCCAAACGTATTTCCCGGTTCATAAATCCGTTGAAGGCAACGCTTCTTGGGCAACGAAACCGGATACGTTGATCGGCAATGGTCCGTTCAAAGTTTCACAAATGACGAAAGGCCAAAAGATCGAGCTTGTGAAGAACGACCAGTATTGGGATAAAGATTCCATCAAGCTTGAGAAAGTACAAATGAGCATCGTTAACAGCTCTGCGACCGAGCTTGCCAGCTATCGTAACGACGAGCTGGATTATGCCGGACATCCGACAGGAAACATTCCGACGGACCAGCTGAACGCGGTGAAGAAAGAGCTTGGCGATGAGCTCGTGATCAAGGGGATCGCCTCGACGTACTTCTATATCTTTAATACAACGGAAGAACCGTTTGATAACGTAAACATCCGAAAAGCATTTTCGATGGCAATCGACCGCAAGGCGATCGTAGAGAAAATTACGCAAGGCGGACAGCTCCCGGCTTACGGCTTCGTTCCTCCGGGCATCAAAGGCGAGAAGGATGAATACCGTAAAGAAGTTCCTGACAACTACTTCAATGAGAATCTGGAAGAAGCGAAGAAGCTGCTCGAGCAAGGCATGAAGGAAAAAGGCTATACGACGCTGCCAGAGGTTACGCTGATCCATAACTCCGATGACAACCACAAGAAAATTGCGCTGGCCATCGCGGATATGTGGAAGAACAACCTTGGCGTAACGGTTAAGGTACAAAACCAAGAGTGGGGCGTATTCTTGAAGAACCGTACGGATCTCAACTACCAAGTCGCACGTTCCGGATGGGGAGCCGACTACAATGACCCGATGACCTATATCGACATGTGGACATCGACCGGCGGCAACAACGATACCGGCTTCAAGAGCGAAGAGTATGACAAGCTTGTCAAGGAAGCCTATGCGACCAGCGACAATGCGAAGCGCATGGAATTGATGTCTCAAGCGGAGAAGATTCTCGTTCAGGACAACCAGGTTGTTATGCCGATCTACTACTACTCCAGCGTTTCCCTGGTTAAACCTTGGGTGAAGAACCTCCATCTTGATTATAAAGGCGATATCGATTTCACACGTGCGTATATCGAGTAG
- a CDS encoding RsfA family transcriptional regulator encodes MSAVRQDAWSAEDDLILAEVTLRHIREGSTQLAAFEEVGERIGRTSAACGFRWNSCVRKKYEEAISLAKSQRQKRSYYKKQSSLSGPQVAGVAAQELEQDAYKNDGATEETLSIDAVIRFLRQWKGGLQESSRQYKLLEKTLREKEEELARLRSENERLLKEVSEVKTDYHVVNDDYKALIQIMDRARRLAFLNEEDEELKTRFKMDANGNLERIE; translated from the coding sequence ATGTCAGCAGTAAGACAGGATGCATGGAGCGCAGAGGATGATCTGATTTTAGCGGAGGTGACCCTGCGCCATATTCGGGAGGGCAGCACCCAATTGGCCGCCTTTGAGGAAGTGGGAGAGCGGATCGGCCGCACTTCGGCCGCCTGCGGATTTCGATGGAACAGCTGCGTGCGCAAAAAATACGAGGAAGCGATCAGCTTGGCGAAATCCCAGCGTCAAAAGAGAAGTTATTATAAAAAGCAGTCGTCGCTTAGCGGCCCGCAGGTTGCAGGCGTGGCTGCCCAGGAACTGGAACAGGATGCTTATAAAAATGACGGGGCCACGGAAGAAACGCTGTCCATTGATGCCGTCATCCGTTTCCTTCGTCAATGGAAGGGCGGATTGCAGGAAAGCTCACGCCAGTATAAGCTGCTGGAGAAAACGCTGCGCGAGAAAGAGGAAGAGCTTGCAAGACTACGCAGCGAGAATGAGCGTCTCCTGAAGGAAGTCAGCGAAGTGAAAACCGATTACCATGTCGTCAATGATGACTATAAGGCGCTGATCCAGATCATGGACCGTGCGCGAAGATTGGCCTTTCTGAATGAAGAAGACGAGGAGCTCAAGACCCGCTTCAAAATGGACGCCAACGGAAATCTGGAACGAATCGAATAG